The Aedes aegypti strain LVP_AGWG chromosome 3, AaegL5.0 Primary Assembly, whole genome shotgun sequence genome contains a region encoding:
- the LOC5567230 gene encoding cuticle protein encodes MAFKMVVLFAALACARAAFLEADHHTAHYSPASAVSYSSITRSEPAKLTKTLAYAEPAVHYAEPAVHYAAPVAKTLTYAQPAVHYAAPVAKTLTYAEPTVHYAAPVTKTLAYSQPAVTYAAPVAKTLAYSQPAVTYAAPVAKTVAYSQHYAAPVAKTLTYAQPAVHYSAPVATHAVAVSQPSVQYVHEPTYTKTVLAEPTTYAKSFVHHPAPVSYAAPVTKTLVAQPLLAKTVVSEPVYTKTVVQQPTYLKTLAAQPVYAHAAPVYAAKTLTYAAPEAQVSHVSFQDASSHYAW; translated from the exons ATGGCGTTTAAG ATGGTTGTACTCTTCGCCGCTCTGGCCTGCGCCAGGGCAGCCTTCCTTGAAGCTGATCACCATACGGCTCACTACTCGCCAGCCTCAGCCGTCAGCTACAGCTCGATCACCCGCAGCGAACCAGCCAAGCTGACCAAAACTTTGGCCTATGCCGAACCCGCCGTGCACTACGCTGAACCCGCTGTCCACTATGCGGCCCCCGTCGCCAAAACCTTGACCTATGCCCAACCCGCTGTCCACTACGCTGCTCCGGTGGCCAAGACTTTGACGTACGCTGAACCAACCGTGCACTATGCCGCCCCAGTCACCAAGACACTTGCATACTCCCAGCCCGCTGTCACCTACGCTGCCCCAGTAGCCAAGACTCTGGCCTACTCTCAGCCTGCTGTTACTTATGCAGCCCCAGTAGCCAAGACCGTGGCCTACTCTCAACACTATGCCGCTCCTGTTGCCAAGACTCTAACCTACGCTCAGCCAGCTGTGCACTACTCGGCTCCAGTCGCCACACACGCTGTCGCCGTATCCCAGCCCTCGGTTCAATACGTACATGAGCCAACCTACACCAAGACCGTCCTTGCTGAGCCAACCACGTATGCCAAGTCCTTCGTACACCACCCAGCTCCGGTGTCTTATGCTGCTCCAGTTACCAAGACCCTTGTTGCTCAACCACTGCTTGCCAAGACCGTCGTCTCCGAGCCTGTGTACACCAAGACCGTCGTTCAGCAGCCAACCTACCTGAAGACCCTCGCTGCCCAGCCTGTGTACGCCCATGCCGCCCCAGTCTATGCTGCCAAAACCTTGACATATGCTGCTCCCGAAGCCCAAGTATCGCACGTGAGCTTCCAGGATGCTAGCTCCCACTACGCTTGGTAA